The following proteins are co-located in the Pochonia chlamydosporia 170 chromosome 6, whole genome shotgun sequence genome:
- a CDS encoding WD domain-containing protein (similar to Neosartorya fischeri NRRL 181 XP_001262713.1), with amino-acid sequence MASTAPQVHTQDGNGTAAAAPPKSEPLIPTLMKSAVDQTVKAVTNVVQTEIRALPKQIVAAVVAQQAAGPAKPPKRTASSASDDDQGLPKSQQLWNEAYDGLEESGATSGIVQSYAETLTYAIAGEDGEKPAPEMATLAADLKDPAKRQAHMRDLVQNGREKFADDSKLAQTVGDVAGFVLQARGVIDVAIKNVPQAALPWAGVCVGLQILTNPAKVSRENLAGITHVVSRMDWYCSLVDNLLDERSIVEGKEPAELVTQRLETLVLDLYKSLLLYQMKSVSSYYRHSGLTYLRELAAWDKWDSDLASIKTAEDALRAASVQYNTQSSLERLSELMQHGDKMQSTLGNIHQDLQDFISTQKQKITDDKDSACLRDLFLIDPMRDLERLERKTDKLIDIAFSWVMGTKEYTSFSNWQRFDARRMLWIKGGPGTGKTMLLIGIVREISTQSAAFAPSVSYYFCQGAGDQTRNNATAILRSLLWMLLVQQPRLIQHLRVKHKYAGSSLFTDSNAFSAMSEAFENMLNDPALTPAYFVVDALDECDETKGDLIQLIFKSLGISHKVKWLISSRPGLDLMRPGVDEALVELDSQRLEGPVHAYITSKLSELRESPGYGDEAILVELSNEICERAANTFLWAALAFKELQGVEGKDAIETIKKLPSGLPDLYGYMMAKIEEHHGLKKIRCKNVLAAVYLAYRPLSLKELGVVAGLGSPIKPLDIVKACGSLLSMTGRVVSLTHHSVREYLCETYGKLLQKGDVVLTHQDIASRSLTEMQHSLKHNMYHLPSNGYFPRFLSDAINGSDNDPLAGLAYSATFWMYHLCDASGSETSAELATSKEVLNFLKKYFLRWIESLSLLGNLSEGLESIRMLAAHPRFESSAPLRKFLKDAERFLISHKSTIKAAALQTYGTGLLFCPAESSVRIFGWDERLPFIRNMVTTQQTGDSNTRTLDGRYGAVTAVAFSEDGKFFSTGTEGSLTVWDAETWIPICTIFLPDSTGVAEEVSFSPDSKSILAVYGDTLHICDVETKTQLRTIVHPEKRKIACANFQFDNKGVVMVLSDATVYTWEAETETINQIFTARGETKSIMALSPDNKVLAVSLLENLIGVWDVANGSGDSARMLKRHDEGFRDFTFAADSRTLGSVSTDGTICIWDIESGMCTRSFSPGWNNWPTIALSPDLKTIAMGGLEDTTRLLDIKDWDPKEEAQSHRSRVTDVVVSPDKTVVATASNDRDIRLWDIERGECLRRFRGHKDAVHAVAFSPDGQSLASASGDKTVRVWDIKSGECRQTWKGHTAAVKSVAFSPDGKVIGSFSEDQTARLWTVETGSSVPIKGQSESQSCIAFSNDSKTLTTVNKDGAVALWDVETGNQVHVFDVEESDCPMALAFSPNNSTVIMGTVNGSIYALDKDANERRQVLNQQESFSHMAFAADGETIVTTAGSVASSASGQKGFNKKAPDNTLFVYKPVAFPGMEAEARLGDVWIEGRGVLTLLPMSYTSNMLAVCEDIVILGHASGKVTFLYFDFPKRPDTYSA; translated from the exons ATGGCATCAACCGCACCTCAGGTCCATACACAGGATGGCAATGGAACTGCTGCAGCGGCGCCACCAAAATCAGAGCCGTTGATACCCACCTTGATGAAGTCGGCCGTTGACCAAACCGTCAAAGCCGTTACAAATGTCGTCCAAACCGAAATTCGAGCGCTCCCAAAGCAGATagttgctgctgtggttgcACAACAAGCTGCCGGTCCCGCCAAACCGCCAAAGAGGACCGCATCTTCCGCTTCAGACGACGACCAAGGACTACCCAAGTCTCAGCAGCTTTGGAACGAGGCATACGATGGCTTGGAAGAGAGCGGTGCCACCTCTGGCATCGTGCAATCGTATGCGGAGACGTTGACCTATGCTATTGctggcgaggatggcgagaagCCTGCTCCTGAGATGGCTACGTTGGCTGCTGATTTGAAGGATCCGGCGAAGCGGCAGGCGCACATGCGAGATCTTGTGCAAAATGGCCGTGAGAAGTTTGCCGACGATTCAAAGCTTGCTCAGAcggttggtgatgttgctggGTTTGTGCTGCAGGCTCGGGGTGTCATTGATGTGGCTATCAAGAACGTTCCGCAGGCCGCACTGCCTTGGGCTGGTGTCTGCGTTGGACTTCAG ATTCTTACCAATCCGGCCAAGGTGTCTCGAGAGAATCTTGCTGGAATTACGCATGTTGTCTCTCGAATGGATTGGTACTGCTCGCTGGTGGATAACCTGCTGGATGAACGAAGCATCGTCGAAGGCAAAGAACCTGCAGAACTCGTAACACAGCGCTTGGAGACACTGGTTCTTGATCTTTACAAGAGCCTTTTGCTGTATCAAATGAAAAGCGTGAGCTCGTACTACAGACATTCCGGCCTCACCTATCTTCGCGAGCTTGCCGCATGGGACAAGTGGGATTCAGATCTCGCGTCCATAAAGACTGCAGAGGATGCATTGAGGGCTGCTTCGGTGCAGTACAACACGCAAAGCTCACTCGAACGTCTATCGGAGCTCATGCAGCATGGAGACAAGATGCAGTCCACTCTGGGGAACATTCATCAAGATCTACAAGACTTTATTTCTACGCAGAAGCAAAAGATTACCGATGATAAAGATTCTGCTTGTCTCCGAGATTTGTTTCTCATTGATCCAATGCGAGATCTGGAAAGGCTGGAAAGAAAGACGGACAAGCTGATAGACATTGCGTTTTCATGGGTCATGGGCACTAAAGAGTATACATCATTTTCGAATTGGCAGCGGTTTGATGCACGTCGCATGCTCTGGATCAAAGGAGGGCCAGGGACGGGCAAAACGATGCTCCTAATTGGAATTGTCCGCGAAATATCGACACAATCTGCAGCCTTTGCACCAAGTGTGTCGTACTACTTTTGTCAGGGTGCTGGAGACCAGACGAGAAACAATGCCACTGCGATTTTGCGGTCATTGTTGTGGATGCTACTCGTTCAGCAGCCTCGCCTCATTCAGCATTTGCGTGTCAAACACAAGTACGCCGGGTCGTCACTGTTCACGGATTCGAATGCGTTCAGCGCAATGTCTGAGGCTTTTGAGAATATGCTCAATGACCCAGCTCTGACTCCTGCGTACTTTGTTGTAGACGCCCTGGATGAATGCGACGAGACTAAGGGTGACTTGATTCAGCTCATTTTCAAATCTCTGGGCATCTCACACAAGGTAAAGTGGCTGATTTCTAGCAGACCTGGCCTTGACTTGATGCGGCCGGGTGTGGATGAAGCCCTCGTTGAGCTGGATTCGCAACGGCTGGAAGGCCCAGTCCACGCATACATCACATCCAAGCTGTCTGAGCTGAGAGAGAGCCCTGGATACGGCGATGAAGCTATTCTAGTCGAACTATCCAACGAGATATGTGAACGCGCCGCCAACACTTTTCTTTGGGCAGCTTTGGCGTTCAAAGAGCTGCAAGGTGTAGAAGGCAAAGATGCAATCGAGACTATCAAGAAACTGCCCTCTGGCTTGCCAGATTTGTATGGCTacatgatggccaagattgaagaaCATCACGGCCTGAAAAAGATTCGCTGCAAAAATGTTCTTGCTGCAGTATATCTTGCGTATCGACCGCTTTCTCTTAAGGAGTTGGGAGTGGTGGCCGGTCTTGGTTCCCCAATTAAGCCTCTAGATATTGTGAAGGCTTGCGGGTCTCTACTTAGCATGACAGGCAGAGTGGTTTCTTTGACTCATCACTCCGTTCGAGAATACCTGTGCGAGACGTatggcaagctgctgcagaagggggatgtggtgttgaccCATCAGGACATTGCCAGTAGGTCCCTTACCGAGATGCAGCACAGCTTGAAGCACAACATGTACCATTTGCCTAGCAATGGCTACTTCCCGAGGTTCCTGAGTGACGCCATCAATGGCTCCGACAATGACCCTCTGGCTGGGCTCGCCTATTCCGCAACATTCTGGATGTACCACCTATGTGATGCTAGCGGCTCAGAAACTTCTGCAGAACTTGCTACGTCAAAGGAAGTCCTAAATTTTTTGAAGAAGTATTTCCTCCGCTGGATTGAGAGTCTTTCGCTCTTGGGAAATCTGTCCGAGGGACTGGAGTCCATCCGAATGCTGGCGGCACATCCTCGCTTCGAATCTTCCGCCCCGTTGAGGAAGTTCCTCAAAGATGCTGAAAGGTTTCTTATCAGCCACAAGTCGAccatcaaggcagcagcattgCAGACCTACGGCACAGGGCTCCTGTTTTGTCCTGCCGAGAGCAGCGTTCGAATATTCGGATGGGATGAGAGACTCCCGTTCATTCGAAACATGGTCACCACGCAGCAGACAGGTGATTCCAATACGCGAACGTTGGATGGACGCTATGGTGCCGTCACGGCAGTGGCGTTTTCTGAGGACGGCAAGTTCTTTTCAACTGGTACAGAGGGTTCCTTGACGGTGTGGGATGCTGAAACGTGGATACCCATCTGCACGATTTTCCTTCCAGACTCAACTGGCGTGGCCGAGGAGGTGAGCTTTTCTCCAGACTCCAAGTCCATTCTTGCAGTGTATGGCGATACGCTGCACATTTGTGACGTGGAAACAAAGACACAACTCCGAACGATTGTGCATCCGGAGAAACGAAAGATTGCCTGTGCAAACTTCCAATTCGATAATAAAGGGGTTGTTATGGTACTCAGCGATGCCACGGTATACACTTGGGAAGCGGAAACGGAAACTATCAACCAGATATTCACGGCAAGGGGAGAGACTAAGAGCATCATGGCACTGTCGCCGGATAACAAGGTTTTGGCTGTTTCGTTACTTGAAAACCTCATCGGTGTCTGGGATGTTGCTAATGGCTCGGGGGACAGCGCTCGGATGCTGAAGCGGCATGACGAGGGCTTTCGTGATTTTACCTTTGCCGCTGACAGTAGAACACTGGGGTCGGTTTCAACTGACGGGACGATTTGTATTTGGGATATTGAGAGCGGCATGTGCACAAGAAGCTTCAGCCCTGGCTGGAACAACTGGCCGACGATTGCATTGTCTCCGGATCTCAAGACCATAGCAATGGGTGGACTGGAAGACACAACTCGTCTGCTAGATATTAAGGATTGGGATCCGAAGGAAGAGGCGCAGAGTCATCGTAGCAGAGTGACTGACGTGGTCGTGTCCCCTGACAAGACTGTTGTGGCAACAGCCTCCAACGACAGAGACATTCGTTTATGGGATATTGAACGTGGTGAATGCCTGCGACGTTTCCGCGGCCATAAGGACGCCGTGCACGCAGTGGCATTTTCGCCAGACGGTCAATCTCTGGCATCGGCGTCAGGCGATAAGACTGTTCGTGTGTGGGACATCAAATCGGGTGAATGCCGTCAGACCTGGAAAGGACACACCGCAGCAGTCAAGAGCGTTGCGTTTTCCCCAGACGGCAAGGTGATTGGGTCGTTCTCCGAGGATCAAACGGCGAGGCTTTGGACAGTTGAGACCGGGTCGAGCGTGCCGATCAAAGGTCAAAGCGAATCTCAGTCATGCATAGCGTTCTCCAACGACAGCAAGACGCTGACCACTGTCAACAAGGACGGAGCTGTGGCTCTGTGGGATGTTGAGACTGGGAACCAGGTGCACGTCTTTGATGTGGAGGAGTCTGATTGTCCCATGGCGCTGGCATTTTCCCCGAATAACTCGACGGTGATAATGGGCACAGTTAATGGCAGCATCTACGCACTTGACAAGGATGCCAACGAAAGACGACAGGTGCTCAACCAGCAGGAATCATTTTCACACATGGCGTTTGCAGCAGACGGAGAGACGATTGTGACTACAGCTGGATCCGTGGCGAGCAGTGCGTCTGGACAAAAGGGGTTCAACAAGAAGGCGCCTGATAATACACTCTTCGTGTACAAGCCGGTTGCCTTTCCGGGTATGGAAGCTGAAGCGAGACTGGGTGACGTGTGGATCGAGGGACGAGGTGTGCTGACATTGCTGCCGATGAGCTACACGTCTAACATGCTGGCTGTATGTGAAGATATTGTTATTTTGGGGCATGCGTCAGGCAAGGTGACGTTTCTATATTTTGACTTTCCCAAACGACCTGATACCTATTCTGCGTAA
- a CDS encoding FAD binding domain-containing protein (similar to Colletotrichum gloeosporioides Nara gc5 XP_007286881.1), which translates to MPLRILISGAGIAGLSLAYWLSKLDHSVTVVERSPALRTNGLQLDLRGHGIEVMKRMGIEAAFRENSAPELGIQLVDTHGRRWAYFGANTTGKGSQSFTSEFEIMRGDFCRILHDAAKEKVRYIFGSSIERYEDREERIHVWFTNGTDEEFDLVVGADGLYSRTRKMMFGSDGFHPLRENIAYLRIPKPFIPGEEYVATAYVAPGGKFVLTRRNNPDELQVYFSSKHVSERLEDVARGDVEGEKAVFADEFRGVGWRTDELLAAMKDSDDFYCERQGLVKLNRWSKGRVVLLGDAGFCSAASGMGTSAAVIGAYVLAGEIGRAGRMGDALEEYERKMRPHVERIQGGMKDGFWDGVRWKGWQVRAVYWVIWMAGLVRVDRVLGWMGDGGDGWELPDYEELRDDN; encoded by the coding sequence ATGCCTCTACGAATCCTCATCAGCGGCGCCGGCATAGCAGGCCTCTCCCTCGCATACTGGCTCTCCAAGCTAGACCACTCCGTCACCGTAGTCGAGCGCTCGCCTGCCCTCCGCACCAACGGACTGCAGCTCGACCTTCGCGGCCATGGAATAGAAGTAATGAAACGAATGGGCATTGAGGCAGCGTTTCGGGAGAATTCCGCCCCCGAACTAGGCATACAGCTCGTTGACACGCATGGCCGGCGGTGGGCGTACTTTGGAGCAAACACCACTGGCAAGGGGTCACAAAGCTTCACTAGCGAATTTGAAATCATGAGAGGCGATTTCTGCCGCATTCTGCACGACGCTGCTAAGGAAAAAGTGCGGTATATTTTTGGCAGCTCGATTGAGAGGTACGAGGACCGGGAGGAGCGCATCCACGTCTGGTTTACGAATGGGACGGACGAGGAGTTTGATCTCGTCGTTGGTGCGGATGGTTTATACTCACGCACCAGAAAGATGATGTTTGGGTCCGACGGCTTCCACCCGCTGCGCGAGAACATTGCATATCTACGAATTCCGAAGCCCTTTATCCCGGGGGAGGAGTACGTTGCGACAGCGTATGTCGCTCCCGGCGGAAAGTTTGTGCTCACGAGGCGGAATAACCCTGATGAATTGCAGGTGTATTTCTCAAGTAAGCACGTCTCAGAGCgtttggaggatgttgcACGGGGCGATGTAGAGGGTGAAAAGGCAGTTTTTGCAGACGAGTTCCGCGGCGTGGGATGGCGGACGGACGagctgttggcggcgatgaAGGACAGCGATGACTTTTACTGCGAGAGGCAGGGGCTCGTCAAGTTGAATAGGTGGTCGAAGGGACGGGTTGTGCTTCTGGGAGACGCGGGATTCTGCTCTGCGGCGAGTGGGATGGGGACGTCGGCGGCTGTGATAGGCGCATATGTGCTTGCTGGGGAGATTGGGAGGGCGGGGAGGATGGGGGATGCGTTGGAAGAGTAtgagaggaagatgaggccgcATGTTGAAAGGATACAGGGGGGGATGAAGGATGGGTTTTGGGATGGGGTGAGGTGGAAGGGCTGGCAGGTGAGGGCTGTGTATTGGGTGATTTGGATGGCGGGCTTGGTGAGGGTTGATAGGGTTTTGGGGTGGATGGGGGATGGGGGCGATGGGTGGGAGTTGCCAGATTATGAGGAGTTGAGGGATGATAACTGA
- a CDS encoding ribosome maturation protein SBDS (similar to Metarhizium robertsii ARSEF 23 XP_007823472.1) has protein sequence MTRGESTQSKVHYKGSIDDFLVFVEDPEQYKQWLKGDTSIPLAQFVSAFKIFLTHRQGAQGTYDAAPKNILYSEFGTDNEDEVIKKILKDGTMQTMEMPGRQGVTNDSMSPMKAH, from the exons ATGACCCGCGGCGAAAGCACCCAGTCCAAAGTCCATTACAAGGGCAGCATTGACGACTTCCTCGTCTTTGTGGAAGATCCGGAGCAGTATAAGCAGTGGCTGAAGGGGGATACGTCCATTCCTCTCGCGCAGTTTGTGTCTGCATTCAAGATTTTCTTGACGCATAG ACAAGGCGCCCAGGGCACATATGACGCCGCCCCCAAAAACATCCTCTACTCAGAATTCGGCACCGACAACGAAGATGAAGTAATCAAGAAGATTCTCAAAGACGGCACCATGCAGACCATGGAG ATGCCTGGTCGACAGGGCGTTACCAACGATAGCATGAGCCCCATGAAGGCTCATTAG